In the genome of Magnolia sinica isolate HGM2019 chromosome 2, MsV1, whole genome shotgun sequence, one region contains:
- the LOC131236651 gene encoding pentatricopeptide repeat-containing protein At1g14470 — protein sequence MSHLGNIARDVKNVNHLIQFHAQIIHHCLHHQSYWIATLLGHCGRFRAPLAYARQLFDSVPHPNVLLFTCMLKLYSQFGAHDDVISLFGRMQSSGVRPDAFVFPTVIKSAGKLGVGVQAHVLKLGYDSDRYIRNAVMDMYAKHGPIEVARKVFDEMPEKAIADWNSMVSGYWKWGDEVEARRVFDMMPERNIISWTAMVSGYSKCSDLDNARRFFEEMPIRSVVSWNAMLSGYVQNGLAEEGLRLFEEMMDAGVQPDETTWVTVISSCSAHGDLRLAESLVGSLDRRAIEMNCFVRTALLDMYAKCGSLETARKIFDEMTVRNPVSWNAMISAYARNGDLMLAREFFDKMPEKNVISWNSMIAGYAQNGQSATAVELFKEMSTTKNMKPDEVTVVSVVSACGHLGTLELGRWVVDFIARNKIQLSISGYNSLIFMYSRCGSMEEAKRVFHDMPSRDIVSYNSLIAGFAAHGHGFEAFDLMSKMQEEGIKPDRITFIGVLTACSHAGLSEEGHWIFESIEHPEVDHYACMVDLLGRAGELDEAKRLVDKMPMKPHAGVYGALLNACRIHRCVELGELAAGQLFELEPENSGNYILLSNIYASVGRWEDVEGVRKAMREKGVKKTTGYSWVEFNKKIHRFIAGDQSHERTEEIYGVLAELGKRMRELGYMADKSCVLRDVEEEEKEEMVGTHSEKLAIGFGLVVSEVGAVIRVVKNLRVCGDCHLAIKMISKLVGREIVVRDNNRFHRFKDGECSCKDYW from the coding sequence ATGTCGCACTTAGGCAATATTGCCCGCGACGTGAAGAACGTTAATCACCTCATACAATTCCATGCACAGATCATTCACCATTGCCTCCACCACCAAAGCTATTGGATTGCCACCCTCCTCGGCCACTGTGGGCGCTTTCGGGCTCCGCTCGCCTATGCCCGTCAGCTGTTTGATTCCGTGCCTCACCCAAATGTTCTCCTCTTCACATGCATGCTTAAGTTGTACTCTCAATTCGGCGCGCACGATGATGTGATCTCGCTGTTTGGCCGAATGCAGAGCTCCGGGGTAAGGCCAGACGCCTTTGTCTTCCCGACCGTGATAAAATCGGCTGGAAAATTAGGCGTCGGAGTCCAAGCGCATGTTCTGAAATTGGGTTATGATTCGGACCGGTACATACGGAATGCGGTGATGGATATGTATGCGAAGCATGGGCCGATCGAGGTTGCTcggaaggtgtttgatgaaatgcctgagaAAGCAATTGCTGATTGGAATTCAATGGTGTCTGGGTACTGGAAATGGGGTGATGAAGTGGAAGCTCGCCGGGTCTTTGATATGATGCCGGAGAGGAATATCATCTCTTGGACTGCCATGGTTAGTGGGTATTCTAAGTGCAGTGATCTGGATAATGCGAGGAGATTTTTCGAGGAGATGCCTATCAGAAGCGTGGTGTCATGGAATGCGATGCTGTCAGGTTATGTGCAGAACGGGCTGGCAGAAGAAGGGCTGAGATTGTTTGAGGAGATGATGGATGCGGGAGTTCAGCCTGATGAGACGACATGGGTCACGGTCATCTCATCATGCTCAGCTCATGGTGATCTTCGGCTTGCGGAATCGCTTGTTGGGTCCCTTGACCGGAGGGCAATAGAGATGAATTGCTTTGTTAGGACAGCATTGCTCGATATGTACGCAAAATGTGGGAGTCTAGAGACtgcaaggaagatttttgatgaGATGACAGTACGGAATCCGGTTTCTTGGAATGCAATGATATCAGCTTATGCAAGGAATGGCGATTTGATGTTAGCGAGGGAGTTCTTTGATAAGATGCCTGAAAAGAACGTCATTTCGTGGAATTCAATGATAGCTGGTTATGCACAAAACGGCCAGTCCGCTACAGCAGTTGAGCTCTTCAAAGAAATGTCCACAACAAAAAACATGAAGCCAGATGAAGTGACTGTGGTTAGTGTTGTTTCAGCCTGTGGGCATCTTGGGACTCTAGAATTGGGTCGATGGGTAGTGGATTTCATtgccagaaataaaatccaactGAGCATTTCTGGGTACAATTCACTGATTTTCATGTATTCGAGATGTGGAAGCATGGAAGAAGCTAAGAGAGTTTTCCATGACATGCCGTCACGAGACATAGTTTCATATAATTCACTGATTGCAGGATTTGCAGCCCATGGCCAtggttttgaagcttttgatctgATGTCAAAAATGCAAGAGGAGGGCATCAAACCAGATAGGATAACGTTCATTGGCGTTTTAACTGCCTGTAGCCATGCTGGTCTATCAGAAGAAGGCCACTGGATTTTTGAATCAATCGAACACCCGGAAGTAGATCACTATGCCTGCATGGTTGATCTACTGGGCCGCGCTGGTGAATTGGATGAAGCCAAGAGACTAGTAGACAAAATGCCAATGAAGCCACACGCCGGAGTCTATGGGGCTCTGCTCAATGCCTGCCGTATCCACAGATGTGTCGAGCTTGGGGAGCTTGCTGCAGGTCAGCTCTTTGAACTCGAGCCAGAGAATTCGGGCAACTACATATTGCTCTCGAATATATATGCATCGGTAGGGAGGTGGGAAGATGTCGAGGGAGTTAGGAAGGCGATGAGAGAGAAGGGGGTGAAGAAGACGACAGGGTATAGTTGGGTTGAATTCAATAAGAAAATCCATCGGTTTATAGCTGGAGACCAGTCGCATGAGCGGACAGAGGAGATTTATGGGGTCTTGGCAGAGTTGGGGAAGAGGATGAGGGAGCTAGGATACATGGCTGATAAGAGCTGTGTTTTGAGAGACGTTgaagaggaagagaaggaagAGATGGTGGGGACACACAGTGAGAAGCTAGCCATTGGATTTGGGCTAGTGGTCAGTGAAGTAGGGGCCGTGATTAGGGTGGTGAAGAATCTTAGAGTGTGTGGGGATTGCCATCTAGCTATAAAGATGATTTCAAAATTGGTGGGAAGGGAGATAGTGGTGAGGGATAATAACAGGTTTCATAGGTTCAAGGATGGGGAGTGCTCCTGCAAGGATTACTGGTGA